In Lysinibacillus sp. FSL M8-0337, the following proteins share a genomic window:
- a CDS encoding major capsid protein, translating to MTTRIADVIVPEVFNPYTVLRTNELSALYQSGIVAPVAELKDGLGKGNRYFNMPYWNDLSGDDESLEDKSGWALTPDKITSDQDMATQLFRGKAWSATDLSRTLSGDDPMKAIGDLVASYWNRRMQAALISTLKGSFTTIASTHVNDITGGTGEAAKISGASIVDTMSKLGDAHEVLTGLVMHSVPYFNLVKQGLLEDVRDANGNVLYKAYLGKRIIIDDGVPTEGTGPNTKYTTYLFGAGAIGYAEGSPEVPTETDRDKLAGEDILINRKHFVLHPRGIKFTNATVTGTAPLNTELELAANWSKVYEDKDIRMVALITLG from the coding sequence ATGACAACACGCATTGCAGATGTTATCGTGCCAGAGGTATTTAATCCTTACACGGTACTACGTACAAATGAATTATCAGCACTTTACCAATCAGGTATTGTGGCACCGGTGGCAGAATTGAAGGATGGTTTAGGTAAAGGGAATCGCTACTTTAACATGCCTTATTGGAATGATTTAAGTGGTGATGATGAATCACTAGAGGATAAATCAGGTTGGGCATTAACTCCTGACAAGATTACTTCGGATCAAGACATGGCTACTCAATTGTTCCGTGGTAAAGCATGGTCAGCAACAGATTTATCTCGCACATTATCAGGTGATGATCCAATGAAAGCAATTGGTGATTTAGTAGCCAGTTATTGGAATCGTCGTATGCAAGCTGCATTAATCTCAACTTTGAAAGGTTCTTTCACTACTATTGCATCTACCCACGTCAATGACATTACAGGTGGCACCGGTGAAGCAGCGAAGATTTCAGGCGCATCAATCGTTGATACGATGTCTAAGTTAGGGGATGCACACGAAGTCTTAACAGGTTTAGTTATGCATAGCGTTCCGTATTTCAACCTTGTGAAACAAGGGTTACTGGAAGATGTACGAGATGCTAACGGCAATGTACTTTATAAAGCTTACTTAGGCAAACGAATCATTATTGATGATGGTGTACCAACAGAAGGAACGGGGCCAAATACGAAGTATACGACGTATTTATTTGGTGCTGGTGCTATTGGTTACGCAGAAGGTTCACCAGAAGTACCAACAGAAACGGATCGTGACAAGTTAGCCGGTGAAGATATTCTTATCAATCGTAAACACTTTGTGTTACACCCACGCGGTATTAAATTTACAAATGCTACTGTAACTGGAACTGCGCCATTAAATACAGAATTAGAGTTAGCTGCTAACTGGTCGAAAGTCTATGAAGATAAAGACATTCGTATGGTTGCATTAATTACATTAGGTTAA
- a CDS encoding phage head closure protein, whose translation MYDEFPHEVEVVEKKKVSVGAGDHKTDWVPVDTIEAFVDTPTSKEQYYAQQLGNPLQRYMYYPYRTDLTSAMRLRYEGEIYEFAGRPEDQGGQHEKMRVALKLVTT comes from the coding sequence ATGTACGATGAATTTCCTCATGAAGTTGAAGTAGTTGAAAAGAAAAAAGTTTCTGTTGGTGCAGGAGATCATAAAACAGATTGGGTGCCAGTAGATACCATTGAGGCATTTGTAGATACACCAACAAGCAAAGAGCAGTATTATGCACAACAACTTGGTAATCCATTACAACGGTACATGTATTATCCGTATCGAACAGATTTAACATCAGCTATGCGATTGCGTTATGAAGGTGAAATATACGAATTTGCTGGACGTCCTGAAGATCAAGGTGGCCAACATGAAAAGATGCGTGTGGCTTTAAAGTTGGTGACTACCTAG
- a CDS encoding phage portal protein, which translates to MFQKTHTEELNEHINNNAPKTPDEIKELYDNFDTSKMVEGVKYYQVNNDINKRNIYTYQDEKKVVDEDAINSKIPSGFHKILVDQKVAYLVGEPMVFGSKSDNKQQLKLLEEIIGEQWEDTITEIVKGASNKGKEWLHVFVNEDGDFDYMVVPAENFIPIYDYSKRKRLIVGIRFYPLSDKIIKFEVYDDENVTYYEMINGELTLDANIEVNPAPHFTDAEGVSGMGWGKVPFICFSNNDEELSDLHFYKEIVDNYDLLVSDAQNTLLDMQALIFALRGYEGESLAEFMLNLKRYKAVNLDDNGGIDTIRAEVPVEAYKTQSDTLKENVFMFGQGVNPSPDIIGNAPSGVALENLYSLLDMKASMFERKATLSLREFMWFIQTYCELAKKGQFDSRDVTFTFNKLLLTNEAEIIQMARDSDGIISKATIRENHPWVKDAAQEEERMAREERLYGKDLEPLDEDAEDET; encoded by the coding sequence ATGTTTCAAAAAACACATACAGAAGAGTTAAATGAGCATATCAACAATAATGCTCCTAAAACCCCAGATGAAATCAAAGAGCTTTACGATAACTTTGATACGTCTAAGATGGTTGAAGGTGTGAAGTATTATCAAGTCAATAATGACATTAACAAACGGAATATTTACACATATCAGGACGAAAAGAAAGTAGTTGATGAGGATGCAATAAACTCTAAAATCCCTTCAGGCTTTCATAAAATTTTAGTAGACCAGAAGGTTGCCTACCTAGTAGGAGAGCCAATGGTGTTTGGTAGTAAAAGCGATAATAAACAACAGCTAAAATTACTAGAGGAAATCATTGGTGAGCAGTGGGAAGATACAATCACAGAGATTGTCAAAGGCGCTAGTAATAAGGGCAAAGAATGGCTGCATGTGTTTGTGAATGAAGATGGTGATTTCGATTACATGGTTGTGCCTGCTGAAAACTTTATTCCTATTTATGACTACAGTAAACGCAAGAGGTTAATAGTTGGGATTCGATTTTATCCATTGAGTGACAAAATCATTAAATTCGAAGTATATGATGATGAAAATGTTACTTATTACGAAATGATTAATGGTGAATTAACATTGGATGCAAATATTGAAGTGAATCCAGCTCCGCATTTTACTGATGCTGAAGGTGTTTCAGGTATGGGTTGGGGAAAGGTTCCGTTTATTTGTTTTTCGAACAACGATGAGGAATTAAGTGATCTGCATTTTTATAAAGAGATTGTTGATAATTACGACTTGCTTGTGTCAGATGCACAAAACACGCTACTGGATATGCAGGCACTTATTTTTGCTTTACGAGGGTATGAAGGTGAGTCTTTGGCAGAATTTATGCTAAACCTCAAACGTTACAAAGCAGTCAATTTAGATGATAACGGTGGAATTGATACAATTCGTGCAGAAGTGCCAGTTGAAGCATATAAGACTCAAAGCGATACGCTGAAAGAGAACGTCTTTATGTTCGGGCAAGGGGTTAACCCTTCACCAGATATCATTGGTAACGCTCCTTCAGGTGTAGCTTTAGAAAATTTATATTCATTGCTCGATATGAAAGCATCAATGTTTGAACGTAAAGCTACATTGTCATTGCGTGAATTTATGTGGTTCATTCAAACATATTGTGAGCTTGCTAAGAAGGGTCAATTTGATTCTCGTGACGTGACATTTACTTTTAATAAACTTCTTCTAACTAACGAAGCTGAAATCATTCAAATGGCGCGGGATAGTGATGGTATCATTTCAAAGGCAACAATTCGTGAAAATCATCCTTGGGTGAAAGATGCTGCTCAAGAAGAAGAACGAATGGCACGTGAAGAGAGATTGTATGGTAAAGATTTAGAGCCATTGGATGAAGATGCAGAGGATGAAACATGA
- a CDS encoding DUF3168 domain-containing protein: MSNYYALPFFELQKVIFQKLTACEALTTITKKSDEDSGVYDAVDENTPYPYVTISEPYSSPFDTKTSNIETITFTIHAWWMDNDDYSGKRKVYEMLSASQKALMARNYMIQNARVLSVKRRESRVIDDNSPGVKHGILVLQYKIQNI; encoded by the coding sequence ATGAGTAATTACTACGCCTTGCCTTTCTTTGAGCTTCAAAAAGTCATTTTTCAAAAGCTAACTGCTTGTGAAGCACTTACAACAATTACTAAGAAAAGTGATGAAGATTCAGGTGTATATGATGCAGTAGACGAAAATACGCCTTATCCTTATGTAACAATTTCAGAACCCTACTCAAGCCCATTTGATACTAAGACAAGTAATATCGAGACGATTACGTTTACGATTCATGCTTGGTGGATGGATAACGACGACTACAGTGGTAAACGTAAGGTTTATGAGATGCTATCAGCTTCACAGAAAGCTTTAATGGCGCGAAATTACATGATTCAAAATGCGAGGGTATTAAGTGTCAAAAGACGTGAATCTCGTGTTATTGATGACAATAGCCCAGGTGTAAAGCATGGCATCTTAGTCCTGCAATATAAAATACAGAACATTTAA
- a CDS encoding PBSX family phage terminase large subunit: MTEQRISLASIITEQFKPFWRASRAKEHLRYVLKGGRGSGKSFHIPMRILLDIMEYPVSALGIRKVQNTILKSVYANFKAAANVMGVRDQFRFVDSKLEITYLGRGNKIYFAGADDPEKIKSIKDADFPLAIVWFEELAEFKSEDEVTTIENSILREELEGKIFSQADRQQAYPFDYSFYYSYNPPKRKQSWVNKKYESSMIDANTYVDHSTYLGNPHLSKKFIEEAENVKKNKPLKYRWEYLGEAIGSGVVPFDNLQIEKGSITDEKVATFDNIRNGVDFGYATDPLAFVRWHYDKKKNGIYAVDEIYGVKISNREFAKQLQQKGYQSDEIYADSAEPKSIAELKNDHDIKRIKAAKKGPDSVQYGEEWLDDLDFICIDPKRTPNIAREFENIDYQTDKDGNPIPRLEDKENHAIDATRYAFERDLKSSKGMRILK; the protein is encoded by the coding sequence ATGACGGAACAGCGTATAAGTCTAGCTAGCATCATTACAGAGCAATTCAAACCATTTTGGCGCGCCTCCAGAGCAAAGGAACATCTTAGGTATGTACTAAAGGGTGGCCGTGGTTCCGGTAAGTCATTTCATATTCCAATGCGTATCCTGTTAGACATCATGGAATATCCAGTGTCAGCACTAGGTATCAGGAAAGTACAAAATACCATTCTAAAATCGGTGTACGCCAACTTTAAGGCAGCAGCCAATGTTATGGGAGTTCGAGATCAATTCCGATTTGTTGATTCTAAGCTCGAAATTACTTACTTAGGCAGAGGAAATAAGATTTATTTTGCTGGTGCTGATGACCCTGAAAAGATTAAATCTATTAAAGATGCTGATTTCCCTTTAGCTATCGTATGGTTTGAGGAATTAGCAGAATTTAAGTCAGAAGATGAAGTAACGACAATTGAAAACTCAATCCTACGTGAGGAGTTGGAAGGGAAAATCTTTTCGCAAGCTGATAGACAGCAAGCGTACCCTTTTGACTACTCATTTTATTATTCCTACAATCCTCCGAAACGTAAGCAGTCATGGGTGAATAAGAAATATGAAAGTTCAATGATTGATGCCAATACTTATGTAGATCATTCAACTTATTTAGGAAACCCGCATCTTTCAAAAAAGTTTATTGAAGAAGCAGAAAATGTTAAGAAAAATAAGCCATTAAAATACCGTTGGGAATACCTCGGAGAAGCGATAGGGAGTGGTGTTGTGCCGTTTGATAACTTACAAATTGAAAAAGGTTCTATCACGGATGAAAAGGTAGCAACCTTTGACAATATCCGTAATGGTGTTGACTTTGGTTATGCTACTGATCCACTGGCATTTGTCCGTTGGCATTATGACAAAAAGAAAAATGGTATTTATGCTGTAGATGAAATTTATGGTGTGAAAATAAGCAATAGAGAATTTGCGAAACAACTACAACAAAAAGGGTATCAATCAGATGAAATTTATGCTGATAGTGCTGAACCTAAGTCCATAGCAGAGTTAAAAAACGATCATGATATTAAACGAATAAAGGCTGCTAAGAAAGGTCCAGATAGTGTCCAGTATGGTGAGGAATGGCTAGATGATTTAGACTTCATCTGCATTGATCCTAAACGAACACCGAATATTGCACGAGAGTTTGAGAATATTGACTATCAAACAGATAAGGATGGTAATCCGATTCCGCGATTAGAGGATAAGGAAAATCATGCAATCGATGCCACTCGTTATGCATTCGAGCGTGATTTGAAGTCATCTAAAGGCATGAGAATATTGAAATAG
- a CDS encoding phage scaffolding protein, with product MKKEDLIALGLSEEQADKVIEGYGQMVPKSRLDDKIQELKTANDTIAERDTQLKTLQTKAAGNEELQTEITRLQQENATTKAEHEAELQKRDFEHALDSALRDAKAKNVKAVRANLNLEAIKLDGDKLLGLDEQLTALKASDDYLFTPDGLAGRTPPNPPGTPPVKNPFSKDYWNLTEQGRLFREEPEKAKQLQALAGQ from the coding sequence ATGAAAAAAGAAGATTTAATTGCATTAGGTTTAAGTGAAGAACAAGCAGATAAAGTAATTGAAGGTTATGGTCAGATGGTGCCGAAATCGCGTTTGGATGACAAAATACAGGAACTTAAAACAGCAAATGATACTATTGCTGAACGTGATACACAGTTAAAAACTTTACAGACAAAGGCAGCAGGCAATGAAGAGTTACAAACTGAAATCACTCGTTTACAGCAAGAAAATGCAACTACAAAAGCAGAACATGAAGCCGAGCTACAAAAACGTGATTTTGAGCATGCATTAGATAGCGCGTTGCGTGATGCAAAGGCGAAAAATGTTAAGGCTGTTCGAGCGAATCTGAATTTAGAAGCTATAAAGTTAGATGGTGATAAATTACTTGGACTTGACGAACAACTTACAGCATTAAAAGCATCTGATGACTACTTATTTACACCTGATGGATTAGCAGGTAGAACACCACCAAACCCACCAGGTACACCGCCAGTAAAGAACCCATTTAGTAAAGATTATTGGAATCTTACAGAGCAAGGTCGCTTATTCCGTGAAGAGCCTGAAAAAGCAAAACAATTACAAGCCTTAGCAGGGCAGTAG
- a CDS encoding tail assembly chaperone, producing the protein MATLTIKDKQEEAKFGFAFKNLADKNYNQTDTEGNELGGFSAIYIGLLQFDLDALKAFWDCGLAHLGTKGRPSIADIETALEERIEKDGDTTELFKEAFRVINESGFFKKDAKTFWKNLELFKTMVKTDEEKAENAKGAQIMLDAKAELLDEETELTD; encoded by the coding sequence ATGGCTACATTAACAATTAAAGATAAACAGGAAGAAGCAAAATTTGGCTTCGCATTTAAAAACTTAGCAGATAAAAATTACAACCAAACGGATACAGAAGGCAATGAATTAGGTGGGTTTAGTGCTATCTATATAGGGCTGTTGCAATTTGATTTGGATGCTTTAAAAGCATTTTGGGATTGCGGATTAGCTCATTTAGGAACAAAAGGGCGTCCTTCAATTGCTGATATTGAGACAGCATTAGAGGAGCGAATTGAAAAAGATGGGGACACAACAGAGCTATTTAAAGAGGCGTTTCGTGTGATTAATGAATCGGGTTTTTTCAAAAAAGATGCGAAGACGTTTTGGAAGAACTTAGAGCTATTCAAAACGATGGTCAAAACCGACGAAGAGAAGGCGGAGAACGCGAAGGGTGCGCAGATTATGCTGGACGCGAAAGCAGAGCTATTGGACGAGGAAACAGAGTTGACGGACTAG
- a CDS encoding HK97-gp10 family putative phage morphogenesis protein, translated as MAKITFSGRQLLRAAQRFEEGLLDKISDIVYETARLIQSEAKALAPFDDGSLKDSIEMKMLGKYNAVVTVGAHYAIYVEYGTGIYAENGNGRRTPWTYYSLKLGRYVTTEGMKAQPFWVPAVDAGQEYFNTEMRRLGL; from the coding sequence GTGGCTAAAATCACATTCAGTGGACGTCAACTATTAAGAGCAGCGCAACGTTTTGAAGAAGGATTACTAGATAAGATTTCAGACATCGTTTATGAAACAGCAAGGCTTATTCAATCAGAAGCAAAGGCACTTGCTCCTTTTGATGATGGAAGCTTGAAAGACTCTATCGAAATGAAGATGTTAGGTAAATACAACGCGGTAGTTACTGTTGGTGCACATTATGCAATTTACGTAGAGTATGGCACTGGCATTTACGCTGAAAACGGAAATGGCCGTAGAACACCTTGGACTTACTACAGTTTAAAACTAGGCCGTTATGTAACCACAGAAGGGATGAAAGCTCAACCTTTCTGGGTACCTGCTGTCGATGCCGGACAAGAGTATTTTAATACAGAAATGAGGCGATTGGGCTTATGA
- a CDS encoding phage tail domain-containing protein, translating into MDAKIVKSSGLEITLSNERFITKDIVVSPIEIKRDVADVERRAGAVNELIKHGTRSIQLQLMFIAKDHSDFEILQDRAFDLFTDLEPYYLYKAIPTKQSTMYEFELPGKDWGKELDFKPSEVAFLQGKRYLVINSDMSIIEQKGLTGLFTVELETYLLPYGESAATLKELKLWDVNKWEWNQGLTWDEDLQYKFTTNDFTVKNLGNVKVDPRESELKITIKATTSTYLEIKNVSTGEIFRFNGALSASDTIVLNGIYSYKNGVNAILNTNKKLLTLAPGNNIFSVTGGTIQSIEFDFRFLYK; encoded by the coding sequence ATGGACGCGAAAATAGTTAAAAGTAGTGGGCTTGAAATTACCTTGTCTAATGAACGATTCATTACAAAGGACATTGTGGTTTCGCCGATTGAAATTAAACGAGATGTAGCCGATGTCGAAAGACGCGCCGGTGCCGTGAATGAGTTAATCAAACACGGCACTCGTAGCATACAGCTACAACTAATGTTTATTGCAAAAGACCATTCGGACTTTGAAATACTCCAGGATAGAGCGTTTGATTTGTTTACAGATTTAGAACCATATTATTTATATAAAGCAATACCAACAAAGCAATCCACTATGTATGAGTTCGAGCTACCTGGTAAGGATTGGGGTAAAGAGCTTGATTTTAAGCCTAGTGAGGTTGCTTTTCTACAGGGGAAACGATACCTTGTTATTAATAGTGATATGTCGATAATTGAACAGAAAGGCCTCACAGGGCTTTTCACTGTTGAACTTGAAACTTATTTGCTTCCGTACGGTGAGAGCGCAGCAACACTTAAAGAGCTAAAGTTATGGGACGTTAATAAGTGGGAGTGGAATCAAGGGTTAACGTGGGACGAGGATTTGCAGTACAAGTTTACAACTAATGATTTCACAGTAAAGAATCTTGGTAATGTAAAAGTTGATCCGCGCGAAAGTGAATTGAAAATAACCATTAAAGCAACAACATCGACTTACTTAGAAATTAAAAATGTATCTACTGGCGAAATATTTAGGTTTAATGGTGCTTTATCAGCATCTGACACAATCGTTTTGAATGGCATTTACTCTTATAAAAATGGAGTGAATGCCATTTTGAATACGAATAAAAAGTTACTAACGCTTGCACCAGGGAACAATATTTTTTCTGTGACAGGCGGGACGATTCAATCTATAGAATTTGATTTTAGATTCCTATACAAATAG
- a CDS encoding phage major tail protein, TP901-1 family, translated as MQNGKDTVLLVQLATNALGEDGYLIGHLTENSHSMENELVDEQTKFGRIVAYGQSSESFEVTMFGDKTDPGQKAILDAIRNKVQLKVWEVDLNTVKNDAGEDVHDSIFAYTLVESVEKSNPGDNFQEVSGTLQVIGESKTGQLPKLPNSVIEFATYGFEAPGEKTGEFGKSQDDSVPVSSVTVTPATTSIAVNATKQLSVVVAPDNASNQNVTFTSSDTTVAKVSPTGLVTGLTAGTSTVTVTTVSGAKTATVAVTVTA; from the coding sequence ATGCAAAACGGTAAAGATACAGTTTTACTTGTACAACTTGCTACAAATGCATTAGGTGAAGATGGCTACCTTATTGGGCATCTAACAGAAAATAGCCACTCGATGGAAAATGAATTAGTAGATGAACAAACGAAATTTGGTCGTATTGTGGCTTACGGCCAATCTAGTGAATCATTTGAAGTAACTATGTTTGGTGACAAAACGGATCCTGGTCAAAAAGCAATCTTGGATGCAATCCGTAATAAGGTGCAATTAAAAGTTTGGGAAGTTGATTTAAATACGGTCAAAAATGATGCTGGTGAGGATGTGCATGATTCAATCTTTGCTTACACGCTAGTTGAATCTGTTGAGAAATCAAATCCAGGTGATAACTTCCAAGAGGTATCAGGTACTTTACAGGTCATTGGAGAGTCGAAAACAGGTCAATTGCCTAAACTACCTAACTCGGTGATTGAGTTTGCAACATACGGCTTCGAAGCACCAGGAGAGAAAACAGGCGAATTCGGTAAAAGTCAAGATGATTCTGTGCCTGTATCAAGTGTGACAGTAACACCTGCAACAACTTCGATTGCAGTCAATGCTACCAAACAATTAAGTGTGGTGGTTGCTCCAGATAATGCATCAAACCAAAATGTAACATTCACATCTAGTGACACTACAGTTGCGAAAGTATCGCCTACAGGTCTTGTAACAGGGTTAACAGCAGGTACCTCAACGGTGACTGTCACAACGGTAAGTGGAGCAAAAACAGCAACGGTTGCAGTAACAGTAACAGCCTAA
- a CDS encoding phage minor head protein, translating to MNQQEINKILDELESKAEKDIEVVFSKRLKSILAQMLEMHRKFGKNGQATWTDVNKYNRFNQEMKLIAHQLNADYKEIIKLLRASEERLYIEKYLMMAYLLQQSTGEEMGFKIPSVEVIQAALDNPVEFLSLPKIFETHRNDIIRRLNIEIAQSLQAGESYTDMAIRIENAMGWTRKKAILVARTEGGRVRSQADLAVEEQGSKTARLTKIWMSSLDTRVRKSHRVLDGQKADKDGYFHYNGMGGSDHKPEHLQDKAPSLGWKAKGPRLWGIASMDIQCRCQTIFMVNGKLPEYRRGKDFMDDTYQKKLAARIDAYMEDLGLTYKKAFNKAYKEVKPPSVTMPYVSYNEWKKKFSGEG from the coding sequence ATGAATCAACAAGAAATTAATAAAATCCTAGATGAGTTGGAATCGAAGGCTGAGAAAGACATTGAAGTGGTTTTTAGCAAGCGTTTAAAGTCGATACTTGCTCAAATGTTAGAGATGCATCGCAAGTTTGGTAAGAACGGTCAAGCTACTTGGACTGATGTTAATAAGTACAATCGTTTCAATCAAGAAATGAAGTTAATAGCTCACCAGTTGAATGCTGATTACAAAGAGATTATCAAGCTACTACGAGCATCAGAGGAAAGGCTTTACATTGAGAAATATTTAATGATGGCATATTTATTGCAGCAATCTACAGGTGAAGAAATGGGCTTTAAAATACCATCAGTTGAAGTGATTCAGGCAGCGCTTGATAATCCAGTTGAATTTTTAAGTTTACCTAAGATATTTGAAACACATAGGAACGACATCATCAGGCGTTTAAACATCGAAATTGCACAGAGTTTACAAGCTGGTGAAAGCTACACAGACATGGCTATAAGGATTGAAAATGCTATGGGCTGGACAAGGAAAAAAGCAATCCTTGTTGCTCGTACAGAGGGTGGCCGAGTAAGGTCACAAGCAGATTTGGCTGTAGAAGAACAAGGAAGTAAAACAGCGCGACTAACAAAGATATGGATGTCCTCACTAGATACAAGGGTTCGTAAGTCTCATAGGGTGTTAGATGGTCAGAAAGCTGATAAAGACGGATACTTCCACTATAACGGAATGGGAGGTAGCGACCATAAACCAGAACATTTGCAAGATAAAGCACCAAGTTTAGGGTGGAAAGCGAAAGGCCCGCGTTTGTGGGGCATTGCATCAATGGATATTCAGTGTCGTTGTCAGACGATTTTCATGGTGAACGGAAAGTTACCAGAGTACAGGCGGGGCAAAGACTTTATGGATGACACGTACCAAAAGAAATTAGCAGCTCGTATTGATGCTTACATGGAGGACTTAGGATTAACGTATAAAAAAGCGTTTAACAAAGCCTACAAAGAAGTTAAACCGCCTAGTGTGACGATGCCTTATGTAAGTTATAACGAGTGGAAAAAGAAATTTAGCGGAGAGGGGTAA
- a CDS encoding terminase small subunit encodes MIERKLTVKQQAFADYYIELGNATDAYLKAYPNVKKEATARAAGSRMLTNVSVKSYIDGRMEELKSERVADQQEILELLTAIARGETTSATLRGIGEGAQTIDEDMPPTTAERIKAAELLGKRYRMWIDKVETDGKTKVVIVDDV; translated from the coding sequence TTGATTGAACGAAAATTAACTGTAAAGCAACAAGCGTTTGCTGATTATTATATTGAACTAGGAAATGCCACAGATGCGTATTTGAAGGCATATCCGAATGTTAAGAAGGAAGCGACAGCGAGAGCAGCAGGAAGTCGCATGTTAACAAATGTTAGCGTGAAATCTTATATAGACGGTCGCATGGAAGAATTGAAGTCTGAACGAGTAGCTGATCAGCAAGAAATATTAGAATTACTGACTGCAATCGCAAGGGGCGAGACAACTTCAGCAACTTTACGTGGCATCGGCGAAGGTGCCCAAACAATTGATGAAGATATGCCTCCGACTACTGCCGAACGAATTAAAGCCGCTGAATTATTAGGCAAGCGTTATCGTATGTGGATTGATAAGGTGGAAACAGACGGTAAAACTAAAGTTGTTATTGTGGATGATGTGTAA